The Nocardia sp. NBC_01503 sequence CGGTCAGTCCCGCGCGAATCATATTGCGCCGGAACGTCGTTACCGTATCGAACACCCCGGTCTCCGGATCCACCAGGCTGGTGTCGTGATACTCCCAGCCCGGCTGATGCTCCTCCGAGCCACCGTGATGATCGACGGTGAACACGGTCGCACCGGTCTCCCGAGCCGCGGCGCCCAGATAGATGGCGGACTTACCGCAGTAGGTCCCGATCTCCAGAATGGTCCCGTCCCCCGCATAGGTGCGAGCGGCTTCGTACAGTGCGCGGCCTTCTCCCGGCGGCATGAATCCGGTGATTTCTTCGGCCAATGCGAACAGTTCAGCGGCGTCGGCGGAAATGTCAGCCCGTGTCATACGAAAACCTTTCTGGGGCGCGCGCATTGATACGGAATACGCATCGGCGAGTTGCCCGGAGAGCGGACCCATAGTAGCATCCGGACACGTGTCTGATTCCCTCTCCGACCGCCCGGTGGTA is a genomic window containing:
- a CDS encoding class I SAM-dependent methyltransferase, with protein sequence MTRADISADAAELFALAEEITGFMPPGEGRALYEAARTYAGDGTILEIGTYCGKSAIYLGAAARETGATVFTVDHHGGSEEHQPGWEYHDTSLVDPETGVFDTVTTFRRNMIRAGLTETVIGIIGSSTAAARIWRTPLRLLFVDGGHTEEAAQRDYDNWAHWVAGGGLLAIHDVFPDPADGGQAPYNIYRRALDSGKFRELSVTGSLRILQRNAACN